ATCAGCCAGGTGATAAAAGCCCTTGACCAGTGCGTCTGCTTCCTGGAGAATCGTTCAGGGAATTCTACTCCATGACAATGCAGCAGGTGCTTGACTCTCGACTTGTATCCGCTGAGCTGCTTCTGTATTGTCTTGCGTATGCGGACAACAGAGCGATCGTCAATGTACTGCTTCTCTGGAACATAGTTGCCCTTGAGCAGACCTGCCTTCAGAGATCTCGCCAGTTTTACGGCATCCACCCTGTCTGTCTTCATCACCTCTTCATACTGAGTCGTCGGAACATCAGCTGCATGAATCACCATACAGCCAATACCGACTTCCTTCAATGCATAATAAGTGGAGTATCCACTGAAGCCAGACTCATAGACAGCCTGATAATCACCATCCGGGTAATTCTTCTTCAAAAAGTCAAAGAGCTCTTTTGCTGAAGGCTTCTGGGAATGCCTCTTTACAATTCCTACTTCGGGGGCTATTGCCACCTCCCAATTTTTAGCATGGACATCAATTCCTACGAAAATCTTTTGTCCTTTGAAAGATATTTTGTTCCTTTGCATACTGGTACGGTATTTAATTGTGAAAGTATCTTGTTTTTTGCACTTACAAAAATACAATCCAATTATTATCGTACCAAATTTTCTGCCTCTTTTTTCCTCGCGAAGCCTCTTTTCACGCAACGTGAGATGTAGAGGTCCTCGAAGCGTAGCGAAGAGGTTCTCTGCACCTCACGGTGCGGAATATTTCACTGCCTAAGGACTATCCCCTATCGGCTTATTGGTGTTTCCGACTGCAAACATAGTAACTTTTAATTGAATCCAATAATGGCAAGATGAGATGTCAGTTCGTCTATATATGTTAAAAAAAACAAACATATTCTGCAAGAAAAACGTGCAGAATGAACGTAAAGTCAGAAGAAATCACTAACTTTGCAAACAAAGTTTGCAGAATGTGCTTTAGGGTTTATCTCATCCCACCCAAAAAGGAATCTTCATCATCAATCATAAGAAATGGATACGCTGAAAAACATTCTCATTGGTGCCCTCGTCTGTCTGGCATGTACCTCTTCGGCTTTGTCTCAGGCCACCGTCCGTGATTGGGAGAATCCGCAGGTGGTGGGTATTAACAAACTGCCCTATCACGCCACGTTGCAGCTGCCCTCCAAATGGAAGGAGTGTAAGGAAATCGTGTCGCTCGACGGCCGGTGGCGCTTCCATTGGAGCCGCAACCCAGAGGAGCGGCCCGTGGACTTCTACCGCACAGACTACGATGTCAGTCAATGGGACAGCATCACCGTGCCCGGATGCTGGCAGATGCAGAACTTCGGCAAGCCCATCTACACCAATTCAAAGTATCCTTTTCAGCGTAACGCGCCTAGCGTGACCGGCGAGCCGCCACAGGATTGGTATGCCTACGATCACCGCAACCCTGTGGGCTCTTACGTCACCTTTATAAATATTACGCGCGAGCAGCTGCCGCAGAACCTCATCCTCCACTTCGCCGGCGTCAAGTCGGCCTTCTACGTGTGGGTGAACGGTCAGCGCGTGGGCTACAGCCAGAACTCCATGTCGCCTGCCGAGTTCGACATCACAGGTTATGTTCGCGAAGGACAGAACCGCCTCGCTGTGGAGGTCTATCGATGGAGCGACGGCTCCTATCTTGAGGACATTGACATGTGGCGTCTGAGTGGCATCTTCCGCCCTGTGCAGCTCTGGGTGAGGCCGCCCGTGCATATCAGCGATTACTATGTTACGGCTATCCCCAACACAGATTTCAGCATCGCAGAGGTCAAGGCCGATGTGGAACTGTGCAACACCAGCCGCAAAAGCGTGAAGGACCTGAACGTGGCCTTCCTCATTGAAGGGAAGGAAATCAAGGGTAGCGTACATCGCCTTGCGGCCAAAGACACGATGCACGTGCAACTTCGTTGTGAGCTTCGGCATCCGCGTCTCTGGTCGGCAGAGAAACCACACCTCTATCCCTTTGCTGTTGAACTGCGCGACCGCAACGGACAGACCATCGAACACTTCGACTACCATCTCGGCGTCAAACGCATAAACATCGTTGGCGAGGTGTTTAAGATCAACGACTGGAATGTCAAGTTCCGTGGTGTCAATCGCCACGACCACCACCCACGCATGGGGCGCTATGTCGATGATGCCACCTGCGAACTCGACATCCGACTGATGAAACAGGCCAACATCAACTTCCTGCGCACCACCGTCTATCCCCACACCGCACTCATCTATGAGCTCTGCGACCGCTATGGACTCTACGTCATGGACGAAGCATGTAACGAGAGCCACGGCTATGGCATAGGCAACAAGGAGCTGGGCAACGACCCCGCATGGCGCAAGGCACATGTGGATCGGGCCGCATCGCTCGTGCTACGTGACCGCAACCATCCCAGCATCGTCTTATGGAGTCTTGGCAACGAGGCCGGCGCAGGCATCAATGCCGAGTCCATGCGCGACACCATCGTACACCTCGACCCCACACGCCCGCCCTTCTACGACAGCGACCGCCGTTGCTCCGCCATCTACGACGACAGCTACCTCTACCCCGATGAGATGAAGCGCGTCGCCGAACGCGTCACAGACCGACCCTTCATGATGCGCGAGTACTGCCATGCCATGGGCAACTCCTTGGGGAACCTTCAGGAGTACTGGGACATTATCTATGCCGACTCCACCATCCTCGGCGCAGCCATCTGGGACTGGGCCGACCAGGGACTCGCCAAGCCCATCGACGGCTCGCCCCTGTGCTACTCCGCAGACCTGACCCTGCAGCCCGATGAGTTTTGGGCCTACGGCGGCGACTTCGGCGACAAGCCCAATGACGGCCGCTTCCTCATCAACGGCATCGTAGGTCCTGACCGCAAGCCACATCCCCACTATTACGAAGTGCAGCACGTCTATCAACCCCTCCATTTCGAGCGCGGCGACGATGGTACTGTACACATCATCAACCGCGACTGCTTCACCGACATCAACGAATACGACATCACTTACGACACCCTGCACTACGGCAGCGAGACACTGCTCAACATCGCTGCCCGACTCCGCCGTGACATGCCGTGGGCCCGCAAAGGCTTTGCCGTAGCCCGCGAACAGTTTGTGCTCGAGCCATACGCCTTCCCTGCCAAGGCTGACATCACGAAGTGTGCGAGGGCGGAGGGCAAGGCGAAGGGCGTCACCGTCTGCGGCAATGTCCTCATGTCGTGGATTGTCGACGGGCGCGAGCTGCTCCAGGCTCCCCTCGAACCCTATTTCTGGAAACCCGAGAACGACAACCAAAGTGCCGCCGGATTCGCACACCGTACAGCCGTATGGAAAGAGCCGAAGGACGTCAAAGTGACCTACACCACGCTCAACCACCAAAGCATACTCGTCGAGGTGGACTACCGTCCTTCGTCCCACGACCGCCCCGTCATACCTAAATTCGGTATGCGCATGCGACTGCCTGCCGACTTCACGCAGATTCGCTATTACGGCCGGGGACCGTGGGAAAACTATCCCGACCGCAAACGGTCAGCCTTCCTCGGCGAGTACGAGATGCCCCTCAGCGACTTCCAAACCGAGTATATACACCCGCAGGACAATGGTAACCGCTGCGACGTACGATGGCTCACCCTCACTTCGCCAACCACAATCGTCCGCATCGACGGACTTCAGCCGCTCTGCATCAGCGCATGGGACTACGGCGACGAAGACCTCGGGCCGCTTCATCCCTACGAAGTGCCGCGAGGCCGTTTCGTCAACGTCAACATCGACCTCAACGTCCACGGCGTAGGCGGCACCGACACATGGGGAAAGCGCACGCTGCCCCAATACACCATCGATGGCAACCAGCCCCACCGCTTCAGTTTCGTCCTCTCGGCAACCACCCGTTAATCCCGATGAAACCGGCGAAAAGGCAACATTGAGGGTGTGCGTCAGTGATATTGTTACGACGCTACCATTCATTGTTACACATTGGTTTTGCCACCTGCGCGAAGCAGCGTACTTTTGCAGCCGAAATCATCTCGT
The sequence above is a segment of the Prevotella sp. E9-3 genome. Coding sequences within it:
- a CDS encoding IS110 family transposase — translated: MQRNKISFKGQKIFVGIDVHAKNWEVAIAPEVGIVKRHSQKPSAKELFDFLKKNYPDGDYQAVYESGFSGYSTYYALKEVGIGCMVIHAADVPTTQYEEVMKTDRVDAVKLARSLKAGLLKGNYVPEKQYIDDRSVVRIRKTIQKQLSGYKSRVKHLLHCHGVEFPERFSRKQTHWSRAFITWLMNDVRLMSDTRASLDLLIRQVEVLRGTLLEATRQLRKMSQTERYKHRHDLLRTIPGIGIIVTMCILTEVCDVKRFHNEKEFAAYLGLIPTSHSSGEKTVHGEKTFRGNKQLGPMIIEAAWITIGKDAGLGTQYFQYKQRMEPQEAIVRIARKLSNIIFSVLKNEKEYVPYQTGN
- a CDS encoding glycoside hydrolase family 2 TIM barrel-domain containing protein produces the protein MDTLKNILIGALVCLACTSSALSQATVRDWENPQVVGINKLPYHATLQLPSKWKECKEIVSLDGRWRFHWSRNPEERPVDFYRTDYDVSQWDSITVPGCWQMQNFGKPIYTNSKYPFQRNAPSVTGEPPQDWYAYDHRNPVGSYVTFINITREQLPQNLILHFAGVKSAFYVWVNGQRVGYSQNSMSPAEFDITGYVREGQNRLAVEVYRWSDGSYLEDIDMWRLSGIFRPVQLWVRPPVHISDYYVTAIPNTDFSIAEVKADVELCNTSRKSVKDLNVAFLIEGKEIKGSVHRLAAKDTMHVQLRCELRHPRLWSAEKPHLYPFAVELRDRNGQTIEHFDYHLGVKRINIVGEVFKINDWNVKFRGVNRHDHHPRMGRYVDDATCELDIRLMKQANINFLRTTVYPHTALIYELCDRYGLYVMDEACNESHGYGIGNKELGNDPAWRKAHVDRAASLVLRDRNHPSIVLWSLGNEAGAGINAESMRDTIVHLDPTRPPFYDSDRRCSAIYDDSYLYPDEMKRVAERVTDRPFMMREYCHAMGNSLGNLQEYWDIIYADSTILGAAIWDWADQGLAKPIDGSPLCYSADLTLQPDEFWAYGGDFGDKPNDGRFLINGIVGPDRKPHPHYYEVQHVYQPLHFERGDDGTVHIINRDCFTDINEYDITYDTLHYGSETLLNIAARLRRDMPWARKGFAVAREQFVLEPYAFPAKADITKCARAEGKAKGVTVCGNVLMSWIVDGRELLQAPLEPYFWKPENDNQSAAGFAHRTAVWKEPKDVKVTYTTLNHQSILVEVDYRPSSHDRPVIPKFGMRMRLPADFTQIRYYGRGPWENYPDRKRSAFLGEYEMPLSDFQTEYIHPQDNGNRCDVRWLTLTSPTTIVRIDGLQPLCISAWDYGDEDLGPLHPYEVPRGRFVNVNIDLNVHGVGGTDTWGKRTLPQYTIDGNQPHRFSFVLSATTR